A DNA window from Setaria viridis chromosome 2, Setaria_viridis_v4.0, whole genome shotgun sequence contains the following coding sequences:
- the LOC117842486 gene encoding uncharacterized protein: MERQEFERKESQLEASNKTLRANLQELKGRKAKLRSQVQDFTLSHYHLAEENEQLKVRAQTAEAHVQAMEQKYTDQKGKWCEFGVWLVEMSVSSRKQHFLRVAEQRKLRELTDATQVVANAVDLPKEGVEACPLVERLRDAPAKVAGLAKTICKQVLAVVKSYYTRADLAAAAGGIAQNCSDESYSQYLDEAEPIAVKMTEFITLEEK, encoded by the exons ATGGAAAGGCAAGAGTTCGAGCGCAAGGAAAGTCAGCTGGAGGCAAGCAACAAGACGTTGCGGGCCAACCTTCAAG AGCTCAAAGGGAGAAAGGCTAAGCTGAGAAGCCAGGTGCAAGATTTTACTCTTTCCCATTATCACCTTGCTGAAGAGAACGAGCAGCTCAAGGTTCGTGCGCAGACAGCAGAAGCCCACGTACAAGCCATGGAGCAAAAGTATACTGATCAGAAAGGCAAGTGGTGTGAGTTCGGAGTTTGGTTGGTTGAGATGAGCGTGTCCTCCAGAAAGCAACACTTCCTCAGAGTTGCGGAGCAAAGAAAACTTAGGGAGTTGACCGATGCCACTCAAGTCGTGGCCAACGCAGTCGACCTGCCCAAGGAGGGAGTCGAGGCTTGTCCCTTAGTCGAGAGGCTGAGGGATGCACCAGCCAAAGTCGCTGGGCTGGCCAAGACTATCTGCAAGCAGGTGTTGGCGGTGGTGAAGTCGTACTACACAAGAGCGGAcctggctgcagctgcaggtgGCATTGCTCAGAATTGTAGCGATGAATCATACTCGCAGTATCTTGatgaggcggagcctattgctgTGAAGATGACCGAGTTCATTACTCTGGAGGAGAAGTAG